Below is a window of Candidatus Binatia bacterium DNA.
TCTGCCAGACGTTGATCGTGGGGACGAACGCCACGGAGAGCTTGCCGCCGTTCTGCGCGATGACGCTGGCCATGTGTCCCATGCCGAACCCGATGCAGTCGAGATCCCGACCGCTCTGGCGGATGGTGAGCTTGAGGTGGTTGCGGCTCACGACGGCCGGCGGCAGGGAGAGCTTCACGTCGTCGGCCACGAACAGCGGCTCGGCGTTGCCGATCCCGAACGGCGCGAGCCGGTCCAGCGCCTGGACCAAGTCCTCGTTCAGGTGCTCGAGGTCGATCGGGCCGTCGATCGAGAGCTTGGGGATGAAATCGTCGGGCAGCACCTTGGAGCGCACCACGTCGCACAGCTGGTCGCGGAACGCCTCGAGGCACTCGGTCCGGATCGTGAGGCCGGCGGCGTAGGAGTGGCCGCCGAAGCCGAGGAGGTGCGCGCGGCACTCCTGGAGCGCCAGGCAGACGTCGAAGCCGGGAATGCTCCGCCCCGAGCCCTTCCCCTCGTCGCCGTCGGAGGCGATGAGGATCGTCGGCCGGTGAAATCGCTCGATGAGCCGCGACGCGACGATCCCGAGCACGCCGGGATGCCACCGGTCGGACCAGAGGACGATGGCGGGGGGAAGGTCGGCGCCGTGCTTCTGGAGCTGGTCGAGCGCGTCCTCCAGCGTGGACTCGTCGATCTTCTTCCGGTTCGCGTTGTCCTCCTCGAGGCTCTCCGCGATGATCGCCGCCTCGCGCGGGTCGTTCGAGAGGAGCAGGCGCACGCCGCTCTCCGCGTTCCCGAGCCGGCCCGCCGCGTTGATGCGCGGCGCCAGGATGTAGGCCACGTGGCCGCTCTCGACCCGCCGCGTGCGGAGACCCGCCACCTCCTTGAGCGCCGCGATCCCGGGCTTGTCGGAATGGCAGAGGCGCTCCAGGCCGATCTTGGCGAACACGCGGTTCTCCCCCACCAGCGGGACGACGTCGGCGATCGTGCCGAGCGCGACCAGGTCGAGGTGGTGGAAGACGAAATCGGGCGGGAGCACGTCGGGGCGCCGCGCGGCAAGCCCCTGCACCAGCTTGAAGACCACCCCCACCCCCGCGAGCTCCTTGAAGGCGTAGGGGCAGTCCTTGCGCTTGGGATTGAGCACGGCGCAGGCCTGCGGCAGCTCCCCGAGGGGCTCGTGATGGTCGGTCACGATGACGTCGATCCCCTCCTTCCGCGCGAGGAGGACCTCGTTCGTGGCGGTGATGCCGCAGTCGGCGGTGATCACGAGGCGGATGCGGCGCTTGCGCGCCACGTCCACGCCCCGTTCCGAGAATCCGTAACCGTCCCGGATCCGGTCGGGGATGAAGTAGGAGACCTTGGCGCCCATCTCCGCCAGCGCGGCCGTCAGGAGCGACGTGGAGGTGATGCCATCCACGTCGTAGTCGCCGTAGACCAGGATCGACTCGCGCGCGGCGACGGCCTGCAGGACCCGGTCCACCGCGCGGTCCATGTCGCGCATGGTGAACGCGTCCAGCAGCCGGTCGGTCGAGGGGACCAGGAACGATTCGACCTGCGCGGAGGAGGTGAAGCCGCGGTTGGCGAGGAGCCGCGCGAACGTGTCGGAAACGCCCAGCTCGGTCTTGAGCCGTTCCGCCAGCTCGGGAGCGGCGGGGCTCTTCAGGACCCAGGTCTTGGGCGTGGACGGACGCAAAGGCACCTCGGGGAGGCTGAAACGGACATTCGGGAACATGAGGCCACGCTCATTGTAACACCTTGCGCAACCGGCATCAACGGCCGGGACTCCAGGGAGTTACGCAGGCCGACGCCGGGGGTCAGAGCAGGTATCCGCCCGAAACCGGGAGCGCGGCGCCGGTGATGTATCCCGACTCCTCGGCCAGGAGGAAGAGCGCGGCGCGCGCCACCTCTCCCGGCGTCCCCAGGCGGCGTGCCGGGATCTTGGCCGAGGCGGCGGCCGCCGCCCACCGCGCCGGCGTGCCGGGGGTCCGGATCACGCCCGGGAGGATGACGTTGACCGTGATCCCGTGCTCCGCTTCCTCCTGCGCCGCGCTCCGCGCGAGGGTGAGCAGCGCGATCTTCGCGGCGCGATAGCCGTGCGCGAGCGACGCCGCGCGCGGCGTGTCCCCGCCGGCGACGCCGAAGAGGAGCACCCGCCCGAAGCGCCGCCGGCGCATTGCGGGAAGCGCGGCATGGAGGAGCGCGACCGCGCCGGTCACGTTGGAGCGGACGAGCGCTTCCCAGCGCTCGGGCGTGAGGGCCCGGAGCGGCCCCTCCCAGTAGTCGCCCGCCGCGTGCACGACGATGTCGGGGGCGGCGTGCCCCAGCCGTCCGCGTCCCCCGCGTCCTCCGGCGCCGGCGCCGGCGAGGCGGACCAGCCGTTGCGCCGTGCCGGGGCGCGTCACGTCGCCCCGGGCGGTGCGGAGGCTCAGTCCTCGCGCCGCGGCGGTCTCGCGCAGTGCGGCAAGCGAGACCGCCGAACGCCCCACCGCCAGCACGCGGCACCCCTCGCGCGCGAGCGCGATGGCCACGGCGCGGCCCAGGCCGCGGCTGCCCCCGACGACGAGGGCCGTGCGTCCCTGGAATCCGGTCGCGAGCGGGGCATCTTCTTTCGGGGCCATGGGCTGTGGTACTATAGGCGGCTCAGTCCGCAAGTCAATCGAGGGCCGATCCATGAACGACCAGCGCTGGGAAGAGGTGCTCCGCCGCCTCGACAAGCACTTCGGGAACCTCGAATTCGACGAGTCCGAGGACGAGGAGACCCACGCCGTCTCCGAATCCGTCACGTGGGAGAGCCCCCAGGGCCGGATGAAGCTGGTCCGCACCACGAAGCCGCTCGTCGTCGACAAGAAGATGCACTACTCGAACCGCGCCGGCGGCGGCACCCACGTCGAATACGTCTACTCCAAGACCGAATCCACCAGCCGCATCCGCCTGTTCCGCTGGAACGGATCGCTGAACGACTGGGACGAGATCGACGCCACCGCCCTGACCGGGCCGGAGGCCCGCTAGACCGTGGACCGCCACGTCGGCCTGGACCTGGTCCGCGTCACCGAAGCGGCCGCGCTCGCCTGCGCGCGATTCATGGGCCGCGGCGACGCGCACGGGGCCGACCAGGCCGCCGTGACCGCGATGCGGCGCGCGTTCGACAACGTGGACATCCGCGGCACGGTCGTGATCGGCGAGGGGGAGCGCGACGAGGCGCCCATGCTCTACATCGGGGAGCGCGTCGGCTCGGGGTACGGCGCCGAGGTGGACATCGCGCTCGACCCGCTGGAGTGCACGAACTCGGTGGCGTACGGCCGCGACAACGCCCTCGCGGTGATCGCGCTCGCCCAGCGGGGCCATTTCCTCCACGCGCCCGACACCTACATGGAGAAGATCGCCGTCGGCGCCAAGGCCGCGAACGCGATCGACCTCTCCCGCTCCGTCGAGGAGAACCTCGAGTCGGTCGCCGCCGCCAAGGGGTACGACCTCGAGGACCTCACCGTCGTCGTGCTCGACCGGCCGCGCCACGAGGAGCTGATCCAGCGGATCCGGAAGGTCGGCGCGCGCATCCACCTGATCCCCGACGGCGACGTCTCGGCCGCGATGGCCACCGCCGTCGAGTCGACCGGCGTGGACGTGCTGCTGGGCATCGGCGGCGCGCCCGAGGGCGTGCTCGCGGCGGCGGCGCTCCGCTGCCTGGGCGGCGCGATGCAGGGGCGCCTCAGGTTCCGGAGCGACGAGGAGAAGGAGCGCGCGACGCGGATGGGGATCGTCGACCACGACCGGATCTACACCCAGACCGATCTCGCGCGCGGCGACTCCATCATCTTCGCCACGACCGGCGTCACCGACGGGGACATGCTCGACGGCGTCCGCTTCAGCGGGGACGGCGCCGAGACCCATTCGATGGTGATGCGCGCGGCCACGGGAACGGTGCGCATCTTGAGGACGAGCCACCGCTTCTCCGGACCGGACGGACGGCCGGTGAGCATCGAGCCGTTCGAAGCCTTCCACCGGTCCTGATCCCGTGGCGCCCCCGCGCGACCTCGATGCCTTCGATCCTCCCGAGTCACCGGACGGCCCTCCGCTCGACCTGCTCGCGATCGGCGCCCATCCCGACGACGTGGAGATCTCCTGCGGGGGGACGATCGCGGCCGCTGCCGCCGAGGGGCTCCGCGCCGGGATCCTCGATCTGACGCGCGGGGAGAGCGCGACCAACGGCACCCCCGAAATCCGCGCGGCGGAAGCGGCAGAGGCCGCGCGCCTCCTCGGCGCGTGCGGCCGCTGGAACGCGGGGCTGCCCGACGGAGCCCTCCACGCCCACGATCCCGAGCAGGTGCGCCGCGCGGTGCTCTGGCTGCGCGCCCTGCGCCCCGACGTCGTGGTCGTGCACTTCCCGCGCGACCGCCACCCCGACCACGTGGCCGCGTCCGAGCTGATCGACCGCGCCTCCTACCTGGCAGGGCTGCGCCGCTTCGAGAGCGTCGGGAACGCCGCCCCCTTCCGCCCGCGCGCGCGCTACCACTACGCCTCGCGCGTCGGCTTCGCGCCCTCGTTCGTCGTGGACGTGACGGCGCACTGGGAGGCGAAGCGGGCGGCGATTCTCGCGCACGGGAGCCAGGTGAGCCGCACGTCGGCGGAGGCGCGCCCCACTCCCTTGAATCGGGAGGGCTTCCTCGACTTCGTGGAATCGCGGGCGCGCCACTACGGCGGGATGATCGGCGTGACCTACGGCGAGCCGTTTCACGCCACGGAGCCGATCGGCGTCCGCGCGCTGGCCGCCTTCCTCCGGACGCCGCAGCCGGCACCCGGCTCGTTCACCGGCTAGGCGACGCCAGCGCCGCTTTCGCGGCGCGAAAGAGGCGGAGCCGCTCCGCGTAGCGCTCGTTCCCCCGCGACAGCCGCACCGCGCGCTCGGCCGCTTCGATCGCCCGCTCGAGATTCCCCGCCCGGTAGGCCGCCTCGGCCAGCGTGTCGAAGAGGTTCGGATCGTCGCTCCGCGCGGCCACCGCGGCCTCCGCGTAGCGCAGCGCCTCGGCGGGATCGCCTCCACGCGTCGCCAAAAACCACGCCAGCTCGTTCAAGGCATCCGCGTCCTTGGGACCGCCGGCCACCGCGGTGCGAAACCCGGCCTCCGCGGCGGCGTACTCGCGCGCGGCCGCCGCGTCGTCGCCGCGCCGCCTGGCAGCGTCGCCGTAACGGACATGCGCCGCGGGAAGGAACGTCTCGGCGTGGCGCGCGTAGATCCGGCCCAGGGCGCCGATCGGGTCCTTGTCCAGGTCCACCCGCAGATCAGTGATCCGGTCCGAGCCGGGGACGGAGCCCGTGCCGAACCGGGGCTCGGGCTCGGCCGCGGCGCGCACGACGAGGAGCGCCGCCGAGGCTTCCCTCCCCCGCGCCGCGAAGGGATCGCCGTCCGCGCGCTCGCCGGCTTCGAGCGCGGCGAGGAGCCGCGCGCCCAGATCGCCGCTCCGCTGCGCGAACGCCTCAGCCATCGCCTCGAGGGTCGCCGCACCCCGGAGGCCATAGCCGGCGCAGGCGAAGCTCGCGCCGAGTCGGGTGCCCGAAAATCCCGGCAGATGCGCGCCCGAGCGGGCCGCGGCGCGCCCGCCGCGCCCCACGACGATGCCCACGCGGGCCGCTGGATCGGTGCCGGCGGGCACGAGCAGGATCAGAGCGGAGTCGGGATCCATCCCGCGCGCGAGCGCGGAGGCCGCGGCGCGGAGATCCCCGGCCCCGGGTCCCAGCGAGAGGAGGGCGCCCGCTTCCGCCGAAGCTTCCAGGGCGCGCGCGCCCACCGCGATCTCGGAGGCGGCGCACGCCGCGCCCCAGGAACCGGTCGCGGAATCGAACGCGGCCGCGGCCAGGGCGGGACCCTGTCCCAGGACGACGCGGAGCGGAAGGGCGAGGGTGTCGGTTCGGGACGGGGACGGTGGCGGCGGCGCGGCACGCGGCGCCTGCGCGTGCGCGATGGGGCCGAGCACGGCCAGGGCGGCGACGAGCGCCGCGGCCGTGGCCGTGGCCCGGAGCGAGACCCTCATGAACGTGGCGCGGCGTGGCGCCGCGGCATTACCGGGCGCGTTTGCGGGCGAGCGCGCGCTCGGCGGCCTGGATCACGTCGGGAGCCTTGATCCCGAACGCCGCCATCAGCTCGTCCTGCTTTCCCGATCGGCCGAAGCGGTCGTGCACCGCCACGAGCTCCATCGGAACGGGATGCGTGGCCACCACCGCTTCGGCGACGGCGCCCCCCAGCCCTCCGTGGATCTGGTGCTCCTCGGCGGTGACGATGGCGCCGCAATCGCGCGCGGCGCGCTCGATGGCGTCCCGGTCCAGCGGCTTCAGCGTGTGCATGTTCAGCACGCGGCATTCGATGCCGCGCGCGGCCAGCGCCTCGGCGGCGACCAAGGCCTCGTAGACCATCACGCCGCACGCGATGATCGCGAGGTCCTTCCCCTCGCGCAGCTGGTTCGCGCGCCCGATCACGAACGGAGATCCGGCGTCGGTCACGACCGGGACCGGCTCG
It encodes the following:
- the recJ gene encoding single-stranded-DNA-specific exonuclease RecJ, with product MFPNVRFSLPEVPLRPSTPKTWVLKSPAAPELAERLKTELGVSDTFARLLANRGFTSSAQVESFLVPSTDRLLDAFTMRDMDRAVDRVLQAVAARESILVYGDYDVDGITSTSLLTAALAEMGAKVSYFIPDRIRDGYGFSERGVDVARKRRIRLVITADCGITATNEVLLARKEGIDVIVTDHHEPLGELPQACAVLNPKRKDCPYAFKELAGVGVVFKLVQGLAARRPDVLPPDFVFHHLDLVALGTIADVVPLVGENRVFAKIGLERLCHSDKPGIAALKEVAGLRTRRVESGHVAYILAPRINAAGRLGNAESGVRLLLSNDPREAAIIAESLEEDNANRKKIDESTLEDALDQLQKHGADLPPAIVLWSDRWHPGVLGIVASRLIERFHRPTILIASDGDEGKGSGRSIPGFDVCLALQECRAHLLGFGGHSYAAGLTIRTECLEAFRDQLCDVVRSKVLPDDFIPKLSIDGPIDLEHLNEDLVQALDRLAPFGIGNAEPLFVADDVKLSLPPAVVSRNHLKLTIRQSGRDLDCIGFGMGHMASVIAQNGGKLSVAFVPTINVWQNRSRLQLKLRDIQVR
- a CDS encoding SDR family oxidoreductase, with the translated sequence MAPKEDAPLATGFQGRTALVVGGSRGLGRAVAIALAREGCRVLAVGRSAVSLAALRETAAARGLSLRTARGDVTRPGTAQRLVRLAGAGAGGRGGRGRLGHAAPDIVVHAAGDYWEGPLRALTPERWEALVRSNVTGAVALLHAALPAMRRRRFGRVLLFGVAGGDTPRAASLAHGYRAAKIALLTLARSAAQEEAEHGITVNVILPGVIRTPGTPARWAAAAASAKIPARRLGTPGEVARAALFLLAEESGYITGAALPVSGGYLL
- the glpX gene encoding class II fructose-bisphosphatase produces the protein MDRHVGLDLVRVTEAAALACARFMGRGDAHGADQAAVTAMRRAFDNVDIRGTVVIGEGERDEAPMLYIGERVGSGYGAEVDIALDPLECTNSVAYGRDNALAVIALAQRGHFLHAPDTYMEKIAVGAKAANAIDLSRSVEENLESVAAAKGYDLEDLTVVVLDRPRHEELIQRIRKVGARIHLIPDGDVSAAMATAVESTGVDVLLGIGGAPEGVLAAAALRCLGGAMQGRLRFRSDEEKERATRMGIVDHDRIYTQTDLARGDSIIFATTGVTDGDMLDGVRFSGDGAETHSMVMRAATGTVRILRTSHRFSGPDGRPVSIEPFEAFHRS
- the bshB1 gene encoding bacillithiol biosynthesis deacetylase BshB1, yielding MAPPRDLDAFDPPESPDGPPLDLLAIGAHPDDVEISCGGTIAAAAAEGLRAGILDLTRGESATNGTPEIRAAEAAEAARLLGACGRWNAGLPDGALHAHDPEQVRRAVLWLRALRPDVVVVHFPRDRHPDHVAASELIDRASYLAGLRRFESVGNAAPFRPRARYHYASRVGFAPSFVVDVTAHWEAKRAAILAHGSQVSRTSAEARPTPLNREGFLDFVESRARHYGGMIGVTYGEPFHATEPIGVRALAAFLRTPQPAPGSFTG
- a CDS encoding DUF1028 domain-containing protein; amino-acid sequence: MRVSLRATATAAALVAALAVLGPIAHAQAPRAAPPPPSPSRTDTLALPLRVVLGQGPALAAAAFDSATGSWGAACAASEIAVGARALEASAEAGALLSLGPGAGDLRAAASALARGMDPDSALILLVPAGTDPAARVGIVVGRGGRAAARSGAHLPGFSGTRLGASFACAGYGLRGAATLEAMAEAFAQRSGDLGARLLAALEAGERADGDPFAARGREASAALLVVRAAAEPEPRFGTGSVPGSDRITDLRVDLDKDPIGALGRIYARHAETFLPAAHVRYGDAARRRGDDAAAAREYAAAEAGFRTAVAGGPKDADALNELAWFLATRGGDPAEALRYAEAAVAARSDDPNLFDTLAEAAYRAGNLERAIEAAERAVRLSRGNERYAERLRLFRAAKAALASPSR